One Halalkalicoccus sp. NIPERK01 DNA window includes the following coding sequences:
- a CDS encoding extracellular solute-binding protein yields MVDNTRRAVLRVGVGLGGVGLAGCTGRFTGQTDGGTLGNPEFAEGRPDPDGPTMDDLPDLGGEVTVYSGRSEQRVGELIDHIEDRYDDLTVDVRYADSADLVNAILTEEGTPADIYYTTESGTLTFLKEEGYTETMPEDVLELCPEEFRDPDDQWMGLTRRSWAVAFNTDRFEASDIPEGIMEFPESEVAGEMGWAPFRGSTQAFVTAMRVIHGEEETREWIEGMLDAGLRTYEGGRSDLAQATGSGEIGASLYNHYIVRGNLDMPIDVTYTRNDAGVVPIVPGACVMDASDDHETAVNFIGHWASAEAQEYFATTTWEYPVSPHVEPLDVLPDRDELEPPEIDLNDLADIETTLELLRDLDVL; encoded by the coding sequence ATGGTCGATAACACGCGACGAGCGGTCCTTCGGGTGGGAGTCGGGTTGGGCGGCGTCGGTCTCGCAGGGTGTACGGGACGGTTCACCGGCCAGACGGACGGGGGGACCCTTGGCAACCCCGAGTTCGCCGAGGGCCGGCCCGACCCCGACGGGCCGACGATGGACGACCTGCCCGATCTCGGCGGGGAGGTGACGGTCTACTCGGGACGTTCGGAACAGCGCGTCGGCGAACTCATCGACCACATCGAGGACAGATACGACGACCTCACCGTCGACGTCCGGTACGCCGACTCCGCGGATCTGGTCAACGCCATCCTCACCGAGGAGGGGACGCCAGCCGACATCTACTACACCACCGAATCGGGCACGCTCACCTTCCTGAAGGAGGAGGGCTACACCGAGACGATGCCCGAGGACGTCCTCGAACTCTGTCCCGAGGAGTTCCGCGATCCGGACGACCAGTGGATGGGGCTCACCCGGCGCTCGTGGGCGGTCGCGTTCAACACCGACCGGTTCGAGGCGAGCGACATCCCCGAGGGGATCATGGAATTTCCCGAGAGCGAGGTCGCGGGCGAGATGGGGTGGGCCCCGTTCAGGGGTTCGACCCAGGCCTTCGTCACCGCGATGCGGGTGATCCACGGCGAAGAGGAGACCCGCGAGTGGATCGAGGGGATGCTCGATGCGGGCCTCCGGACCTACGAGGGCGGCCGGAGCGACTTGGCGCAGGCGACCGGAAGCGGCGAGATAGGCGCCAGCCTCTACAACCACTACATCGTCCGGGGCAACCTCGATATGCCGATCGACGTCACCTACACGAGAAACGACGCGGGCGTCGTTCCGATCGTTCCAGGAGCCTGTGTGATGGACGCGAGCGACGACCACGAGACGGCCGTGAACTTCATCGGCCACTGGGCCTCCGCCGAGGCCCAGGAGTACTTCGCGACGACGACCTGGGAGTACCCCGTCAGCCCCCACGTCGAGCCGCTCGACGTGCTGCCCGATCGGGACGAACTCGAGCCCCCGGAGATCGACCTGAACGATCTGGCCGACATCGAGACGACCCTCGAGCTGCTCCGGGATCTGGATGTGCTCTGA